One Schistocerca nitens isolate TAMUIC-IGC-003100 chromosome 1, iqSchNite1.1, whole genome shotgun sequence DNA segment encodes these proteins:
- the LOC126235605 gene encoding THAP domain-containing protein 1 B-like has protein sequence MVISCSAFNCTKRWSKESDLQFHRFPLKHPELLKTWITSVKRKDFNPTSCSFLCGNRFRQDDYVVSPGTWKKRFKPEAVPSVSDTFDAPNKQPRRHVVRILSDNDDSTFEIWRTLNDMIFGRHALEPSIGRSGS, from the exons atggtgatttcttgttccgctttcaattgtacgaagcgatggagtaaggagAGTGACTTACAATTTCACAG gtttcctctaaagcacccagagctactaaagacgtggattacttccgtgaagcggaaagattttaatcctacgtcttgcagttttctttgcggaaaccgtttccgacaagatgattacgtagtgagccctggaacgtggaagaaacgtttcaaacccgaagcagtgccatcagtttccgacacatttgatgcaccaaataaacagccacgacgacatgttgttaggattttgagtgacaacgatgattctacatttgag atatggcggacactcaatgatatgatctttggccggcacgcgctagagccatctatcggtaggtccggtagttga